From one Dryobates pubescens isolate bDryPub1 chromosome 2, bDryPub1.pri, whole genome shotgun sequence genomic stretch:
- the ATF3 gene encoding cyclic AMP-dependent transcription factor ATF-3 isoform X1 produces the protein MMVQHSGQVSALEVSASAIVPTLSPAGSLGFDDFANLTPLVKEELRFAIQNKRQSHRMSSALDTVTVSERPVETSLMKTEFSPEEDERKKRRRERNKIAAAKCRNKKKEKTECLQKESEKLETINAELKAQIEELKNEKQHLIYMLNLHRPTCIVRAQNGRTPEDERNLFIQQIKEGTLQG, from the exons ATGATGGTCCAACACTCAGGCCAGGTTTCTGCATTAGAAGTCAGCGCCTCCGCAATTGTTCCCACTTTGTCCCCTGCAGGGTCACTGGGGTTTGATGATTTTGCAAATTTAACCCCACTGGTGAAAGAAGAGCTGAGGTTTGCCATTCAGAATAAGCGTCAGTCCCACAGGATGTCTTCTGCACTGGACACCGTGACGGTTTCTGAAAGGCCAGTAGAAACATCACTCATGAAAACAGAG TTTTCTCCCGAagaggatgaaaggaaaaagcgaagaagggaaaggaataaaATTGCTGCTGCAAAGTGCCgaaacaaaaagaaggaaaaaacagaatGTTTGCAGAAA GAGTCTGAAAAGCTGGAAACCATCAATGCagagttaaaagcccagatcGAAGAGCTAAAGAATGAGAAGCAGCATTTGATATACATGCTAAATCTTCACAGGCCCACTTGTATAGTTCGGGCACAGAACGGAAGGACACCTGAAGATGAAAGGAATCTTTTTATTCAACAGATCAAAGAAGGCACATTACAAGGTTAG
- the ATF3 gene encoding cyclic AMP-dependent transcription factor ATF-3 isoform X2, which translates to MSSALDTVTVSERPVETSLMKTEFSPEEDERKKRRRERNKIAAAKCRNKKKEKTECLQKESEKLETINAELKAQIEELKNEKQHLIYMLNLHRPTCIVRAQNGRTPEDERNLFIQQIKEGTLQG; encoded by the exons ATGTCTTCTGCACTGGACACCGTGACGGTTTCTGAAAGGCCAGTAGAAACATCACTCATGAAAACAGAG TTTTCTCCCGAagaggatgaaaggaaaaagcgaagaagggaaaggaataaaATTGCTGCTGCAAAGTGCCgaaacaaaaagaaggaaaaaacagaatGTTTGCAGAAA GAGTCTGAAAAGCTGGAAACCATCAATGCagagttaaaagcccagatcGAAGAGCTAAAGAATGAGAAGCAGCATTTGATATACATGCTAAATCTTCACAGGCCCACTTGTATAGTTCGGGCACAGAACGGAAGGACACCTGAAGATGAAAGGAATCTTTTTATTCAACAGATCAAAGAAGGCACATTACAAGGTTAG